The sequence below is a genomic window from Echeneis naucrates chromosome 13, fEcheNa1.1, whole genome shotgun sequence.
CACATCAGATGAGTCTTATCGATCATCACACAGGTGGCTGAAAGACAACTGCCAACTAAGGGTGGTATTTAAGAGAGAAACTCCACTACCATTAAATGGtcacaaaaacagcatcacacaaaAAAGGTCAGGGTTGCAATAAAATGAGTAAAGCATTGCTAATAAGTTGGaacacagcagcaaaactgATCAATAAAATTCAAAAGGGATGGACTTGCGTCAAGCTTCCTGAGAGGTACAGACCATCCACAGAAGTAAACAACTTGACATTAGTGTTTTGTAATAACAAGAGttgaaaaaaaactgagtgCAAGGATATCACAGTTAGCTTAAGCATTACAAAGTCTCACTGGGTGAGTATTTCCAGTTACACAGTCACCGCATACGCTGCAGAGGGGTGGCATGTGTGGGTGTCATCCACATAGAAAGCCACTACTAACGCTCATGCACAAAAAATCCTGTTTAACGTTTACCACACTCCATGTTGACAAATGTGAAGGCTTTTGGGACTCTTTGGAGTGATACTTTGGAGTGATGAGACACATTTGTGTCACATTTGCATTGTGTCACAAGGGTAGTATGCAAAATGCACGCTCTGTGTGGCTGCATGAGTGCTGCGGGTGTTGGGAAGTTGCATATCATAGATACTATCATGAATTCATAGTTGTATCATGAAATGCTGAAAGAGAAGCTATCACTCTGTTATACTGACAGCTTGCGAAATTCCTCATtctatttaattatttgaattaATGGCTCAACTTTCCCTAATATTAATTTCAAGTAATTATGGCaattatttccacatttttttaatattcattgcAAGGACTCATCTCTTTGGCTCCATCCTATGAGTACTTGAtggtttattcattcattcattcattcatcttcttcctcttatctatttctgggtcacaggggtgctggagccaatcccaactcacactggaCGAGGGGTGGAGTCAGcgtggacaggtcaccagtccatcacaggttccacacacagagacagacagagaccaacaaccactcacactcagacctacggaaaatttagagtcaccaattaactcaaacatgatgtctttggatgattggaacatgcaaactccacacaggaaggccccaggccgggaacctgcaaccttcttattgcggggcaacagcgctgactactatgctgccatgctgcccttaTTGATGGTTTAATCTTTTCTGCATGGAGCTTATAACTGTGTTTATCTTAAGTGAGGTGGGGAAGTGGTTGGGAACAGGACAGATAGGTACCGTGTATCTGCCAACAGAGGGCAGCATTGCCCTTAAACTCACCAGAATTCACCGTCATCCTGCACAGTGACACCAATCTTCTCCCTCTCGCTTTTGCTCACCCTCTGCCACTCTTCAGAGCTGCAAACAGACAACCAATATTGCTTAAAATTCCATATTTATAAGTGCAATGAAAGACcctttgagatttttttatcAAGTAGATAAAATATAGACAtttgcacaaaagaaaaacaaaataacataaaaatgttggATATTTCCACACTGGGGAGATTTTAGTCCAATAGCCTGGAACTAAAAATGCCTCAATGTCTCCACCAGTCAAATTATCTATGAAAACTAATAGacaaagacacatacacatagcaTATGCAGTGAAGACACTGAAAGGTTATCTCAAAAGGTATTGAGTGCAATCTAACATAATAAGTGTAGTTATGGACCAAGTGGAAATTTGTGCCAAATGTGAAGAAATTCTCCCACACATGCTGTGTTCAGGGACGTGAGAGACAATAAACTGGTCTAATTGTCATTTTACACCTCCTTTTCATCACCTGTCGCTCCAGGCCCCATTCCATTCTCTCTGGCCCCAGGGGTTCCTCATGCGGATCATGGTCAGTTTGTCTGACCTGAAGTAGGCCAACAGACCGTGGCCCAGCCTCACTCTGCGGACATCTGTCACCGCGTAAGCATGGCCTTTGACCAGGCCGCATGCTAACCTGGCTTCCATGTCTGCTGCACTTGTTGCCTGGAACACAGTAGCTCCATATTAGTCTGTCTGAAAATGGCATTAGATGAATTCAGGTGGTCACTCAGCAGGTGTCTGGTTTGGTCTTTGATTTCTCCTCACCCGGATTGAGCAGCTGATGAGACCTCCTCTGTTGTGGACTTTCAGCACTCTCTCAAACAGCTCGTTGcgtttttcttcatcatctttgaATCCGCCCTCCACCAAATCCATTGGCTCTGACACACCTCCTGTGAAATCCACCAACGCATCGGCCGTGTTGCCCCCATCCAACGCCTCATAGCATCCGCACATTCTAGACAGCACACAGAAGCGAACTATTAATGTTTACAAAGAGACTGATTCTCTCTTGAAATGCAACCTTCCCATTTAAGAAATACTGAAACTGTAATGCGTTATGTGCCTTAATCTCAATGTTTGGGGTCATTGTCACGCTACAACATCACTTGAACTTCAACTTTAGAAGCAAAAAATGTGAATTCATGTATTTTCTTATAACAATCTACACCTTAAAACAATTAATTCTAGATTCTGGGTTCATTTTGGATTAACACAACTACAAGAGCAAGGAATCTCCCTTTAccttgacagatttttttttatttttattttttttatcgtCAATGCTGGTCTCATGCTGGTACAGTGGTACACAGCAGGTGTTCACAATGCCACAATGACAGGAAGTAAAACCAATGGCCATGATCACACATAGGACAGTTAGTTATTGCATGAATAACAATGATAGCATCAACATTATATTCTTAGACCTGAGCAAGGAaggatgcaaacacacaacacagagactggcagacaaacaaacagaaacacacacataagtcCTTACTTGGCGTATGCCTTCTCCACCAGCGCACTCCAGAACTCATTGCTGTCATTGGAGTGGCAGTATATCAGCTCCCCATTCACTGTTGGCAGCTGGTCATCGATCACCACATCCACCCACTCACCAAAGCGCCAGAACCGGAAGTGGAAGATCCCGGCGTATGACTCCGGTTTGTCATCGTCCCACTCTTGGTCCTTCCAGTCAGGTATTACCTGCGCAAAACACAAAATTGGTTATCATCTTCTCAAAGCTCAGTTTGCATTTCAAGTGaaatttgtttaattgtttatAAAATTTTAATCAAGACAGTGGCATGGCACAAAAATTGGGCTCTGTACATATATAACCTCCATGTGCCTTCTTTACCAGTGTGATACAATATGTGTTCACAATCTGTTCTTAATGTGTAAAAAGGTGAACGAAGGCTATTACTGGAATTACAAGAACAAGTAAATTTCATTGAAAATATTACAATCCCTGCCAATAAAACTGACATGACTACAACCTCTGCATGTTGAACCCCCTTCATAATCCCCTCCATCAACCTTCAGCAGCTATAATTAACATGAGTAAATGaggattaaaatatttttaacaagGTCCCACAAGATCCCATTTGACGACACATCACTGACGCaaagacaagcacacaaacttGTGCTTCTTTTTGTGAGAACACCAATACATTCTATAGCCTCTTACATAAACTTTACCATCATGAATAAATGTGTAACCCCACACCTTCCCCCTGGCCTCAACATAATTCTAatcttaaaatgtaattttaagtCTCAAAGCTTTGAGGACCACGCACAcccacaaaaataaacaaacaaacaaataaataaataaataaataatgcattgaGCCAAGACCAGCGAAGATCCCAAAAGTCCTCAAGAAACTCCCAGAGTTCCCTCTAGTACGTCATCAGTGTCTTCTGTTGCTTAGCACCATCACACATAAGCCTTTACACCTTTAAGAAAACTGTATATTCATTTATGATTCTGGTGATTTCAGTAACATTTAGAGTTCCTCTTCCTCTAAGAGGGATATTCcaaaagaaattaagaaaacacCTCAGTATGTGCTTATGTCCAGTTGAGAAATGCCACTTATTAGGCTTTTAATGGTTGAAACAAGTTTAGCAGgactcaaaacacaaaaaacaagacCAATTCAGACTGATACTGTTTTCACATTGATCTCATCTCCCAACATATGCCCTTCCCTCTGTGGTGCACCAATCAATGTGTCCAAAGCAAACAGCCCCATGGGCAAAAGTGAGACACTGCTACACTGTGATGGAAATAGTTGAAAAGGGGAGGGGAGATTAGCCTGAAAAAAGACAGACttagagaggaagagggagaaaggcGAGAAAGGAACTGGAATCAGAAACTCTACAGAAGCATCCATCCAGACAGGCAAGCAGTGCCCAGGACTGAAAGCTCCATTTTAGACATGGAAAAGGCCACAGCTGCCTCCAACGCAATGGTGCTGCCATTCAAAGAAGACACTGCACTGACAGAGGTTAGATTCTCATTTTGACATGACAATGTCTCACTTCCAGCTGCATGACGGTGACTTCTGAGTTTACGTTTTAGAGATGCATGCGCTCATCATCAGCTATGTACAGGAATTACTTGTGTATATTTGAACTTTTCTCTGTGGTTTAAACAAGGAACACTCTGTCTTTTGGATCACTCAGAGTGATGAGTCCAACTGACTAGTAGCCCCAGGACAATTCTACCGTTCGAGTGCTTTTGTGAAAGTCATCaaatgtcaatatggaccatTTCAGTAGAGTGAGGGGTGGTTTAGAGCTTCAATGATAATTTGACTAATCAAACAGTAGatcaatattattataatttttttttttttgcaagttaTATGCAAGTTCATTCTCAGATGTGACCAATGAAGTGTAATAGATGGTGTCATGACAGGTAAGTAGATAGGAAGACAAATTAAATAGTGATAGAAATTATTTTACAACAGacttaaatcaaattaaatcaaagatTAAGACAGATTCTTAAATCGAAGATTTATGATTTTTGGATGAAAAGAGAGGCCATACTCAAATATTATTTACTACTACTTACTACTTGCTTTGCATCAAGATAAAAGGTTTTTATACCAAGATAACACctggaaaaaacaaatcatgatTTTCTCAAGATAAGCTCTTATCAGGAGAAAGTTAACTGAATATCACATCAAAAAGATCATAGATAACAGATTTCCATTACATTTTTCTAGTGCTGTGAATTATAGCTTTTTGAGATAACAAGATGAAAAAGAGATCTTTGCTGGCATAGCCTCTGTTTCTGAAATGATCTGAAACTAGACTCCCtgtactgtttttctttctacGTCCCCGGACATGATTGTTTGGTCACCTCTGCTTAATATAATGTTAAAGAAAACTTCTGGAATTTGCTGCTTATGCTATCAGAAAATCATTCACTGAATGCACAAAAGTGCACAAAAACGCTTATTTGGTGTTGTCGCCTTGCAGTCCGATATGCctatatttcagttttctgaCTTAAGTCGAtatgccttcaaaataaaatctcagcAAATCTCAGCTTGAGTTACAGTTTTAATCGGATTTCCTTTTttacaaacaattaaaaatgaaaaagaaattattcaaaacaagtTTTGATTTTATCTGATTTTGATTTTCCCCTTGTTTAAAGTGTCAAAATTTCTTATCTCTTTTTCCCTCACGAGTCGCAGGTGAATTTTTGTCACAGTGGAGTTGCCAGCTGTAGTCCTCCAACGTGACAGTGAATGTGTGACTCACATTGGGTAATGAAAAGTTCAGTCAACTCTGAGCTACGGAAGCCCAAAAGGGGGCAGAGGTGttggaagaaaaacagctttcacaaaaaagaaaaaaaaaaaaaaaaatcaataaatgaataaataaataaattgcccTAAACCGTAAATTCTGATTAATTGATAAAATTTATGGATTTTACTTGGACGTGATTTTGATAGACCACTGTCCAAAAGTGTGAGAATGGCACTGCAGCATCGTATTGCAACGCTGATGCTGACACCAAGATCAAATCTGAAGCTTACATACTGCAGTGCATTCTTTGTCACTTCATGTGCGCTTGTTTGTAAACAATGATGAACaatgacactgaaaaaaattacaCCAGAGTGTCCTTGGTCACAAAAGCTTCATATCCGGAGCCAGTGGACATTTCACACCACGTGTTAGACATGTTGAAAAAGTCTCAGTCTCACAGGGTTttacttcttctttctttctaacTTTAAACCATCTGCAGATGATGCGCCTCCGTGTGTCGTCTTTGCAGCGGTCAGGCCAGAAGCGCCAGGACGGGGAGCGTCTGCTTCTTCCCCACGAGGCAGTGTATCGGCTGGACTTCCACAACCAGGAGCTGAACTTCTCCCGTTGGTACTTCTCCCTCTCTGGCCATGGTCGTGTCACCATCACTGGTATTTCCCAGCACTGGACCCCCGATCTGACCAACCTGATGACCCGTCAGCTACTGGAACCAATCGGAACATTTTGGCGCAACCTCAATGACCCAGAGGATTCACCTCTCAAATGCTTGGAAGCAGACATGCAAGAATTTGGTGAAAGGATCGCGGAGCTGGCTAAGGTCAGGAAGGTCATGTATTTCCTGTTTGCTTTCAGGGAAGGAGCAGAGGCAGCAAATCTCAGCTGCTCAGTGGAGTTCACACCAGAGAACTGACTTCACTTTTTGCCAGTACACACCTTTTAGATTACTACTAGAGCATCGCAATGCATTGTTCAGCCTTTgacctttaaaaacacactaagACAGAAACATCTATCCTTTATAAGCATTCCATAACTACCCTCAAAAACTCATCTCAAATATTACTCCCTCACAATCACAAAGAACAAAGCTGTAACATCAAAAGCCAATTGAAAATATAGTTTGAGTTCAAgtagagaaaaatattttcacaaaacaaaggagacaaatttagtaagaaaaaacaaaccaaacaaaaaaaccccacttaATGTAGATGAATTTGTAACGTTTTCTGGTGCTACTTCGAAGATCAATCACATTACATCCACATAAATCATCGGTAAGTTAGTCGGTAAAATATGTTCTTACATAAACCTGAGATTCCTTAAACATGTTCTTAAACAATTATATTGAATGGTGATTCGAAATCAactgatttattgtttttttttgtttgttttagaattaatgaatgaaatctAATTTGAACGCATGATGTAATTAAAGTGTGCCTCTACTGCTGAACTGCACACTGTGATGATATGTGTAAGGTTTGACTTGCTTTGAGACGCCACTTTTACCgttgctgctttttgttgctGAATTCTTTCATTGCTCACAGAAGTGACAGCTAGATGCAAAACAACAGGCAGTCAATAGTTGATGAAATACTCACATTGCATGACTGTCAGCCTGACTCGAAACCAATCAATGGAGTGACATCTATTAAATATTGACTGAAAGCTGTCTGCGTGTTCTCTTTGGTACAGACTATTATTACTGTCACCGGacagaagggaaggaaggaagggggcGGCCAAGTCAGGCTTATAAACAGAGGCCGTGATCTTCAAGGGCTTTATTGTTGGACCCAAGAGGAAAGCTGACACAAAATTTGAATACCATCATAAACATTGATTTTTACTTAGCATTCTGGTGTCATACCAACAGAAGATGAAGACAGTGAAATGGGAAGAGAGTCAAAATTATGTATGAGGTGGGTGgacgagagagagacagagagagagagagagagagagagagagagagagagagagagagagagagagagagagagagagagagagagagagatccagGATcagtcagagaggaagagaatatGATAAGTCAATAAGGAAAGCTTTTGCAGCACAATCACAGTCCATACTCTTATGTGGGAAATGTACTCTACATGTTATGTGTGGTAATACACACTAACATCTAATCAGGGCAACTTTAAGAAAAGCTGTTACACTTTGGCAAAGATGTATCCACGTGTGAGGTCAAACTTTGTTCACCATTAAACTCACTTTGGCCAGAGACTTTGGaattacaaaatgtaataattgCTGTCATACTGCTTTTGTAGTTAGCTTCATCACACCAGAGGCCTAATAACCATTTGTTTTTGGTCCACTGACGTGTGTTAAGACAACTGGCTGCTCCTTTGAGGTCAGTTTCCCTCCAGGTGATGGAAAACTGTGAGCTGCAGAGGAGCTGTGAGACCAGACTTAGGGGAACTCCTGTGAACCAAATTCAGCCACTGGCATCAACACTCAGGTGAGCTGTCGACAGGTCGACAGATCTAAGTTCAGGAATGAAAGCACCCATTATCTGATCACTCAGACCACCACATTGAGGTGATCTAATTTCTTTTAGCAGTGCCAATGCAAATGTGTCCCAGTCTCATTGAAAGAGCCTACTCTGCAGGCCTGCCTGCTCTACTGATGTCCACAGTTAATCACAAAGTTAGTCTGATCACAATTGGTCACTGGAGATGCATTTCAATAACAGATGTGACCTGACAAAATTGACCACTAGTCGATTCACAGAAGACACATTTTATTACCAGGTCCGAGCAGCACTTTAAGGAGaataccttcaaaataaaatgttatctttGAAATCATTGAGGTAAATTGTGCTGTAATTAGAATATAAATTACCAAGTTTTTTGTGAGGTTGCGTTCAagtgactttgacctttgaccactgGATTGTAATTAGTTTCAACTTGAGTCCAAACAAATGTAGGCTATGTGCcaaatgtgactgaaaaacCTCAAAAAGTTACTGAGATATTACATTCACTAAGAGGTCACCGTAGTATATTCTGGGGTTACCCCaacattgacctttgacccaaaTCCCAAATCTACTTGGTTCGCCTCTGAATCTAAATGAACTAATATATCAAATTTGAAGAAGTTTACTCTAAAAGGAAAGCTTTTTGTGACCCCCTTTGAAACACAGAGGCAGCTTTTggcctgtgtgtgcatttttatgtgtgattggtaaaaaaaaaaaaaaaaaaaaaaaaaaaaggaactttaCTTATACAATAATTATAGATATAACAAACATACCCGTATATACTTACATGCACATTGACCCACatccttgtctctctctcacacacacacacacttaggtGGGAAAATAGTGTTTGCTTTGAAGAAGACAAGTCAACCATacagctgcaacaacaacaaaaagaaaaacagaacatggATGCAGTCTCTTTGTCTCACCTTCTGCCATAACGATTCCCTGGAGGCTAAGCTGGAGCAGGCAGCTACAAACCAGCAGTTTCCCAGCTGCCCTTGGTGCAGGTCATGGGCACTAATG
It includes:
- the ompa gene encoding olfactory marker protein a; protein product: MEKATAASNAMVLPFKEDTALTEMMRLRVSSLQRSGQKRQDGERLLLPHEAVYRLDFHNQELNFSRWYFSLSGHGRVTITGISQHWTPDLTNLMTRQLLEPIGTFWRNLNDPEDSPLKCLEADMQEFGERIAELAKVRKVMYFLFAFREGAEAANLSCSVEFTPEN